One genomic window of Desulfovibrio psychrotolerans includes the following:
- a CDS encoding metal ABC transporter solute-binding protein, Zn/Mn family codes for MPRPHLPAWSALRLSHVLLPAAFVLLALCALPAQADKIPVFVSIAPQKFFVERIGGDAVDVSVMVQPGASPHTYEPRPRQMTALADTRLYFSIGVSFEEAWLPRIRSASPKMRIVAMDAGITKLMMEEHSHDEDAHGHDHDKDHGHAAAASHGHAAETPGKHDEDAHGHDHGHEHAAVPHGHDHDHDHENAHDHDHTGPDPHVWLSPLLAKQMAHTIADTLSEAAPERADFFRANLAAFEQELDALHNELLALFTPIPPEKRIFMVFHPSWGYFAHTYGLTQISIEYEGREPTPRIMAHLMEESARHGIRTVFIQPQFSRKSAETIASHIKGHLVVADPLDENWMENMRAVGKLLAQSFTQE; via the coding sequence ATGCCCCGCCCGCATCTCCCCGCATGGTCCGCCCTGCGCCTCAGCCATGTACTGCTGCCTGCCGCCTTTGTGCTGCTCGCTCTGTGCGCCCTGCCCGCGCAGGCAGACAAAATCCCTGTTTTTGTCAGCATTGCTCCGCAAAAGTTCTTTGTAGAACGCATCGGCGGCGATGCCGTGGATGTTTCCGTCATGGTGCAGCCCGGTGCCAGCCCGCATACCTACGAACCCCGCCCCCGGCAGATGACGGCCCTTGCGGACACCCGGCTCTATTTTTCCATCGGGGTCAGCTTTGAAGAAGCGTGGCTGCCGCGCATCCGGTCCGCCAGCCCGAAGATGCGCATTGTCGCCATGGATGCGGGCATCACCAAGCTCATGATGGAAGAACACAGCCACGATGAAGATGCGCACGGGCATGATCATGACAAGGATCACGGGCACGCCGCAGCAGCATCACACGGACACGCCGCCGAAACCCCCGGCAAGCACGATGAAGATGCCCACGGACATGACCATGGTCACGAACACGCAGCAGTCCCGCATGGACACGACCATGACCACGACCATGAAAACGCGCACGACCATGACCACACAGGACCGGACCCGCACGTATGGCTTTCCCCCCTGCTGGCAAAGCAGATGGCACACACCATAGCCGACACGCTGTCGGAAGCCGCGCCGGAGCGGGCAGATTTTTTCCGCGCCAATCTGGCCGCCTTTGAACAGGAACTGGATGCCCTGCATAACGAACTGCTCGCCCTGTTCACTCCCATCCCTCCAGAAAAGCGCATCTTCATGGTCTTCCATCCCTCGTGGGGCTACTTTGCCCATACCTACGGCCTGACCCAGATTTCCATAGAGTATGAGGGCAGGGAGCCTACCCCCCGCATCATGGCACATCTTATGGAAGAGTCCGCCCGGCACGGCATACGCACCGTTTTCATCCAGCCGCAATTCTCCCGCAAAAGCGCAGAAACCATTGCAAGCCACATTAAGGGCCATCTGGTGGTAGCAGACCCGTTGGATGAAAACTGGATGGAAAACATGCGTGCTGTAGGCAAGCTGCTGGCGCAATCCTTCACCCAAGAGTAG
- a CDS encoding response regulator, which yields MARSFKARILAIDDEILVRESLAAFLEDSGFEVLQAANGKDGLREFTENAPDLVLLDLRMPGMDGLELLDNLSSLAPETPLVVVSGTGAIKDVIEALRRGAWDYITKPIHDLTFLECVVQKALELARIRREKRSYHERLEAEVAQRATELEQARDEAESASKAKTQFLANMSHELRTPLNGIIGLTDLLLGGETTPEQAEYMQMVRQAGRELLAIVNNLLDMSSIEAGKMVLRESVFSVRGCLADVLKVLDVQARWKNLHLDHMVDDNVPESVCGDSGRLKQVISNLVVNAIKYTQRGGVTVHVRLHRQRKKDVCLAFVVQDTGVGIPQEKVEEVFEPFSLAESFMTKKYGGAGLGLAISREIARKMDGDIHLETEPGRGSTFTFTACFRNAKGKEDEEEAEGMPVIRGISRPLRILLAEDDIINRKLAVYFFENQGHEVVCVGNGVAVLEAMVKETFDLILMDIQMPDMDGVQATRAIRQSASPEIRRDIPIIAMTAHAMKGDRERFIEAGMDEYISKPVDFAHLVAVVERALAPKKV from the coding sequence ATGGCACGTTCGTTCAAGGCAAGGATTCTGGCCATTGACGATGAGATTCTGGTCCGGGAGAGCCTTGCCGCCTTTCTTGAGGACAGCGGGTTTGAGGTGCTTCAGGCCGCCAACGGAAAAGACGGTCTGCGGGAATTCACTGAAAACGCCCCCGACCTTGTGCTCCTTGACCTGCGCATGCCCGGTATGGACGGGCTGGAACTGCTGGACAACCTCTCTTCTCTTGCACCGGAAACGCCGCTTGTGGTGGTATCCGGAACCGGTGCCATCAAAGATGTCATAGAAGCCCTGCGACGGGGCGCGTGGGACTACATCACCAAGCCCATTCACGATCTCACCTTCCTTGAATGCGTGGTGCAGAAGGCTCTTGAGCTGGCACGTATCCGGCGGGAGAAGCGCAGCTATCATGAGCGGCTGGAGGCCGAGGTGGCCCAGCGTGCGACCGAACTGGAGCAGGCGCGGGATGAGGCGGAATCTGCCAGCAAGGCCAAGACGCAGTTTCTGGCCAATATGAGCCACGAATTGCGCACGCCGCTGAACGGCATCATCGGGCTTACGGATCTGCTGCTGGGAGGCGAAACAACGCCCGAGCAGGCAGAGTATATGCAGATGGTCCGTCAGGCAGGGCGCGAACTGCTGGCCATAGTCAACAATCTTCTGGATATGTCCAGCATTGAGGCTGGCAAGATGGTGCTGCGGGAATCTGTGTTTTCCGTGCGCGGGTGTCTGGCTGACGTGCTCAAGGTGCTGGATGTGCAGGCCCGGTGGAAGAATCTGCATCTGGACCACATGGTGGACGACAATGTGCCGGAATCGGTCTGCGGGGATTCGGGCAGGCTCAAGCAGGTTATCAGCAACCTTGTGGTCAATGCCATTAAGTATACGCAGCGGGGCGGCGTGACCGTGCATGTGCGGCTGCACCGCCAGCGTAAGAAGGATGTGTGCCTTGCCTTTGTGGTGCAGGACACAGGGGTGGGCATTCCGCAGGAAAAGGTGGAGGAGGTGTTTGAACCGTTCTCGCTTGCGGAAAGCTTTATGACCAAAAAGTATGGCGGAGCAGGGCTGGGGCTGGCCATTTCACGCGAGATAGCACGCAAGATGGATGGGGATATCCACCTTGAGACGGAACCGGGAAGGGGCAGCACCTTTACCTTTACAGCCTGTTTCCGCAACGCCAAGGGAAAGGAAGACGAGGAGGAGGCGGAAGGGATGCCCGTTATTCGCGGGATAAGCCGTCCTTTGCGCATTCTGCTGGCGGAAGACGACATCATCAACCGCAAGCTTGCCGTCTACTTCTTTGAGAATCAGGGCCATGAGGTGGTGTGCGTGGGCAACGGCGTGGCCGTGCTGGAAGCCATGGTCAAGGAGACGTTTGACCTCATCCTCATGGATATTCAGATGCCGGACATGGACGGGGTGCAGGCCACCCGTGCCATACGGCAATCCGCAAGCCCGGAAATCCGCCGGGACATCCCCATTATTGCCATGACTGCCCATGCCATGAAGGGCGACCGGGAACGCTTTATTGAAGCAGGTATGGATGAATACATATCCAAGCCTGTGGATTTTGCTCATCTGGTGGCCGTGGTTGAGCGGGCACTTGCTCCAAAAAAGGTGTAA
- a CDS encoding YheT family hydrolase, which produces MPLLSASSYTMPFPFTNGHVQTLYPPLFRAVPDAPARRERLDTADGDFLDMDFLPCGAYGAPLAVVSHGLEGHSRRKYVRGMARCLNAHGWDVCAWNFRGCSGEPNRTVRMYHSGVTDDLHSVVTYCAGLGYAAIALVGFSMGGNQILKYLGEKPEAVHPAVAASVTFSVPCDLVGAAQVLDRPSNVIYMRYFMHSLRQKMVQKKAVFPDMPSIEGLESMRTFREFDNRFTAPLHGFRDALDYWERCGCGQFLRRVRVPSLLVNAANDPFLSPSCYPVHAAEQSASLFLEMPRTGGHVGFVRSREDGYYWSDLRAAAFLAEVLGMQMPQGL; this is translated from the coding sequence ATGCCTTTGCTTTCTGCCTCGTCGTATACCATGCCCTTTCCGTTTACCAACGGCCATGTGCAGACCCTGTATCCGCCGCTTTTCCGTGCAGTTCCGGACGCGCCTGCCCGCCGGGAGCGTCTGGACACGGCGGACGGGGATTTTCTGGATATGGATTTTTTGCCCTGCGGGGCATACGGCGCGCCGCTTGCCGTGGTATCGCACGGTCTGGAAGGGCATTCGCGCCGCAAGTATGTGCGGGGTATGGCACGTTGCCTGAACGCCCATGGATGGGACGTGTGCGCGTGGAATTTCCGGGGGTGCAGCGGCGAACCCAACCGTACTGTGCGCATGTACCACAGCGGTGTGACGGATGACCTGCACAGCGTTGTCACCTACTGCGCGGGGCTTGGCTATGCTGCCATCGCGCTGGTGGGGTTCAGCATGGGCGGCAACCAGATTCTCAAGTATCTTGGTGAAAAGCCGGAAGCGGTGCATCCCGCCGTGGCGGCGAGCGTGACCTTTTCTGTGCCGTGCGACCTGGTGGGGGCGGCGCAGGTGCTGGACCGGCCTTCCAACGTCATTTATATGCGGTATTTCATGCACTCGCTGCGGCAGAAGATGGTGCAGAAGAAGGCGGTTTTTCCCGATATGCCGAGCATTGAGGGGCTGGAGAGCATGCGCACCTTCCGCGAGTTTGACAATCGCTTCACCGCGCCCCTGCATGGCTTCCGCGATGCGCTCGATTACTGGGAACGCTGCGGCTGCGGGCAGTTTCTGCGGCGTGTGCGTGTGCCTTCCCTGCTGGTGAACGCCGCCAATGACCCTTTTCTCAGCCCGTCATGCTACCCCGTGCATGCGGCGGAACAGTCCGCATCGCTGTTTCTGGAGATGCCCCGGACAGGAGGGCATGTGGGTTTTGTGCGGTCCCGCGAGGACGGCTACTACTGGTCGGACCTGAGGGCAGCCGCCTTTCTTGCGGAAGTGCTGGGCATGCAGATGCCGCAGGGGCTGTGA
- a CDS encoding metal ABC transporter ATP-binding protein — translation MTVQSEEVLSITGLHFAYNGGDPVLDNVNLTARRGDYIAILGPNGGGKTTLIKCLLGMLTPQRGSVRVFGKPPKEALGRIGYVPQYATAREAFPITVLDVVLMGAMNGSSTIFTSGWKRGKGNAEKALHALQLVGMEGREKLTLRQLSGGQRQRVIVARALMGDPDLLLLDEPTANIDPQGKFCFYEFLASLPGHITTIVVSHDLSITASAFTGIAIVNRTLLYNRGNTLTEGQLAMLYGTHEPSCPMGTFISTVSSMFPTMTNLQPYKPHAGQQPQQPAPGPEDNA, via the coding sequence ATGACCGTACAATCCGAAGAAGTTCTCTCCATCACCGGCCTGCACTTCGCCTATAACGGCGGCGACCCGGTGCTGGACAATGTGAACCTGACCGCCCGCCGGGGGGACTATATCGCCATTCTGGGTCCCAACGGCGGCGGCAAAACCACGCTCATAAAGTGCCTGCTGGGCATGCTCACGCCGCAACGCGGCAGCGTGCGCGTATTCGGCAAGCCGCCCAAAGAAGCTCTGGGCCGTATAGGCTACGTGCCGCAATACGCCACCGCGCGCGAGGCGTTTCCCATCACCGTGCTGGATGTGGTGCTCATGGGTGCCATGAACGGTTCCAGCACCATCTTCACCTCCGGGTGGAAGCGCGGCAAAGGCAATGCGGAAAAAGCCCTGCACGCCCTGCAGCTGGTGGGCATGGAGGGACGTGAAAAATTAACCCTGCGCCAGCTTTCCGGCGGGCAGAGGCAACGGGTCATAGTGGCCCGTGCGCTTATGGGCGACCCGGACCTGCTTCTGCTGGATGAACCCACAGCCAACATAGACCCGCAGGGCAAGTTCTGCTTCTACGAGTTCCTCGCTTCGCTGCCGGGCCACATAACCACCATCGTCGTCAGCCACGACCTGTCCATAACCGCGTCCGCTTTCACGGGCATAGCCATTGTAAACCGCACCCTGCTCTACAACCGTGGCAACACCCTCACCGAAGGGCAGCTTGCCATGCTCTACGGAACCCACGAACCTTCGTGCCCCATGGGCACCTTCATCAGCACGGTTTCCAGCATGTTTCCCACCATGACCAATCTCCAGCCGTATAAACCCCATGCGGGGCAACAGCCACAGCAACCTGCACCCGGACCGGAGGATAACGCCTGA
- a CDS encoding NAD(P)/FAD-dependent oxidoreductase encodes MKTFDAIILGAGASGMWCAKTAAARGLSVCLVDHARKPGKKIRIAGGGKCNFTNLHVHPGDYTGANPHFCKSALARFSPWHMVEYLSVHNIAWEERDHGQLFCTGSADELACALEAECTRHGVCWMLRNTVQNIAATATGYTVRVSGAEGVEELTSSSLVIALGGPAWPQAGATDMGHRVARQFRHPVVPARPALVPFAMPGDWPLHGLSGIAVPAAITCAGRRFEENLLFTHTGISGPAVLHASCLWQPGMPLEMDFLPALSVENALREAGGKPLVRTVLGRLLPERLALALVPEKLGGMQVAQLSRQDTDTLRQRVHALTATPARTEGMRRAEVTAGGVDTGHISSKTMESTLQPGLYFIGEVLDVTGQLGGFNLHWAWASGQAAGLALRPASKE; translated from the coding sequence ATGAAGACCTTCGACGCCATCATCCTCGGCGCGGGCGCATCCGGCATGTGGTGCGCCAAAACAGCCGCCGCACGCGGACTCTCGGTCTGCCTTGTGGACCACGCCCGAAAACCGGGCAAGAAAATCCGCATCGCCGGGGGCGGCAAATGCAACTTCACCAACCTGCATGTCCATCCCGGCGACTACACCGGAGCCAACCCCCATTTCTGCAAATCCGCGTTGGCCCGCTTTTCTCCGTGGCACATGGTGGAATACCTCTCCGTCCATAACATCGCGTGGGAAGAGCGCGACCACGGGCAACTTTTCTGCACCGGAAGCGCGGACGAGCTTGCCTGTGCTCTGGAAGCCGAATGCACCCGGCACGGTGTCTGCTGGATGCTGCGGAACACGGTCCAGAACATCGCCGCAACAGCCACGGGATACACGGTGCGCGTCTCCGGTGCTGAAGGGGTGGAAGAACTGACATCCTCCAGCCTTGTGATTGCGCTGGGCGGCCCCGCATGGCCGCAGGCGGGAGCTACGGACATGGGCCACCGCGTGGCCCGGCAGTTCCGGCACCCTGTCGTACCCGCACGCCCTGCGCTCGTCCCCTTCGCCATGCCCGGCGACTGGCCCCTGCACGGGCTTTCGGGCATTGCCGTCCCCGCCGCCATAACCTGTGCGGGCAGACGGTTTGAAGAAAACCTGCTCTTCACCCACACGGGCATAAGCGGTCCCGCCGTTCTGCACGCCTCGTGCCTCTGGCAACCCGGCATGCCGCTGGAAATGGATTTTCTGCCCGCACTGTCCGTAGAGAACGCCCTGCGGGAGGCCGGAGGCAAACCGCTGGTGCGCACGGTTCTCGGCAGGCTCCTGCCGGAACGGCTGGCACTGGCGCTTGTGCCTGAAAAACTGGGCGGTATGCAGGTGGCCCAACTCTCGCGGCAGGATACAGACACCCTGCGCCAGCGGGTGCACGCTCTTACCGCCACGCCCGCCCGTACAGAGGGCATGCGCCGGGCAGAGGTCACCGCAGGCGGCGTGGACACCGGGCACATCTCTTCCAAAACCATGGAAAGCACATTGCAACCGGGTCTGTATTTCATCGGAGAAGTGCTGGATGTAACAGGCCAGTTGGGCGGATTCAACCTGCACTGGGCATGGGCTTCCGGTCAGGCGGCAGGGCTGGCCCTGCGCCCCGCTTCAAAAGAGTAA
- a CDS encoding Fur family transcriptional regulator — MTGTSGHKERVCVQPEYPAALLHAAGLEDTQARRRILAALHAPHGTTPVAVSAQDLLAVLRKDGPFDKVTLYRTLDLFTERGIIQRHSAGDRSFRYCMAGPPHTGQQTTCHSDEKTNHRSDEKTDHLSGELTAPRSDEQAARHTDDQQAVSQPFRQTLCQTIHGHFYCTRCGTMSCLEMPQPDMLRLLTPSVSIPTQEGSLPASCCGTALTQPPLHADAETAPLPSAPPQRDPAAQSPAFLSTLPTLPTLPTLPGRVEAVEIRLDGICARCLGAPR; from the coding sequence ATGACCGGCACATCCGGCCACAAAGAGCGCGTTTGCGTGCAACCGGAGTATCCTGCCGCGCTGCTGCACGCCGCGGGACTGGAAGATACGCAGGCGCGCAGACGCATTCTTGCCGCACTGCATGCGCCTCACGGCACCACTCCCGTTGCCGTGAGCGCGCAGGACCTGCTTGCCGTGCTGCGCAAAGACGGCCCTTTCGACAAGGTCACCCTGTACCGCACTCTGGACCTGTTCACAGAACGCGGCATCATCCAGCGGCACAGCGCGGGCGACAGGTCTTTCCGCTACTGCATGGCCGGTCCGCCCCATACCGGCCAACAGACAACCTGCCATTCTGACGAAAAGACAAACCATCGTTCTGACGAAAAGACAGACCACCTTTCTGGCGAACTGACAGCCCCCCGTTCTGACGAACAGGCAGCCCGCCATACTGACGACCAGCAGGCTGTCAGCCAGCCCTTCCGCCAGACCCTCTGTCAGACCATTCACGGCCACTTCTACTGTACACGCTGCGGCACCATGTCCTGTCTGGAAATGCCCCAACCGGACATGCTGCGCCTTCTCACACCGTCTGTCAGCATCCCAACGCAGGAAGGCTCTCTGCCTGCGTCCTGCTGCGGCACAGCACTCACCCAACCACCTTTGCATGCGGACGCAGAGACAGCACCGCTCCCCTCCGCACCGCCGCAACGCGACCCTGCAGCCCAATCCCCTGCCTTTCTATCCACTTTGCCCACTTTGCCCACTTTACCCACTTTGCCCGGCCGGGTGGAAGCTGTGGAGATACGGCTGGACGGCATATGTGCCCGATGTCTCGGGGCGCCGCGCTGA
- a CDS encoding CobD/CbiB family cobalamin biosynthesis protein has product MPWAIPWSGLPGAAGWSLWLPPFALALDLVLADPRRLPHPVQAVGWLLDRMEAVVRARVHPPTRLAGVCCLCLLLIAVAACVQGILALPVAGALAACYLAWAGLAAGSLLRECGRALEAVAHEDIAVGRHAVSMLVSRDVSQAGRDDLHRALAETLAENFNDGVIAPFFWLVLGGPLWLWLYKAVSTMDSMWGYRTEQWRALGWAGARLDDCLAFVPARLAALFLLLAAPLAGVRAADAGGRAKGAPDVWCCSGLLSRLKGVFCLIGLIAADARTMESPNAGWPMAAAAWLHGRRMGGPTAYFGQTKDKPVLGPREGRGDEAQPEVQPEAQAPGWDAVSVRALLRHVRVAVLLGCAVMWGAVSLLF; this is encoded by the coding sequence ATGCCTTGGGCAATACCGTGGAGTGGATTGCCGGGGGCAGCGGGCTGGAGCCTGTGGCTGCCGCCTTTTGCGCTGGCTCTGGACCTTGTGCTGGCTGACCCGCGCAGACTGCCGCATCCTGTGCAGGCCGTGGGGTGGCTGCTTGACCGCATGGAGGCGGTGGTGCGCGCCCGCGTGCATCCGCCCACCCGGCTGGCGGGAGTCTGCTGCCTGTGCCTGCTGCTTATCGCGGTTGCTGCGTGCGTGCAGGGGATTCTGGCTCTGCCCGTGGCGGGCGCTCTTGCGGCCTGCTATCTGGCGTGGGCCGGCCTTGCGGCCGGGAGCCTGCTGCGTGAGTGCGGCAGGGCGCTTGAGGCGGTTGCCCATGAAGATATTGCCGTTGGTCGGCATGCCGTGAGCATGCTGGTAAGCCGCGATGTTTCGCAGGCGGGCAGGGACGATCTGCACCGCGCGCTGGCGGAAACCCTTGCCGAAAATTTTAATGACGGTGTGATCGCGCCCTTCTTCTGGCTCGTGCTGGGCGGCCCTCTGTGGCTCTGGCTCTACAAGGCGGTTTCCACAATGGATTCCATGTGGGGCTACCGCACGGAGCAGTGGCGTGCGCTGGGTTGGGCAGGGGCGCGGCTGGACGACTGCCTTGCCTTTGTACCCGCGCGGCTTGCCGCCCTGTTTTTGTTGCTTGCGGCACCGCTTGCGGGCGTTCGTGCTGCAGATGCGGGCGGCAGGGCAAAGGGGGCGCCGGATGTGTGGTGCTGTTCCGGCCTTTTATCCCGCCTGAAGGGAGTATTTTGTTTGATCGGCCTCATTGCGGCAGACGCCCGGACCATGGAAAGTCCCAACGCGGGATGGCCCATGGCTGCAGCCGCATGGCTGCATGGCAGACGCATGGGAGGGCCTACGGCCTACTTCGGGCAGACCAAGGACAAACCCGTGCTGGGACCCCGTGAGGGGCGTGGGGATGAAGCGCAGCCAGAAGTGCAGCCAGAAGCGCAGGCTCCGGGGTGGGATGCCGTTTCTGTTCGGGCCCTTTTGCGGCATGTCCGCGTGGCAGTTCTGCTGGGATGCGCCGTCATGTGGGGCGCGGTATCGTTACTCTTTTGA
- a CDS encoding metal ABC transporter permease, with protein sequence MLHMLSFDFMQHALLASLLASVACGVVGSLVVVNRLVFLAGGVAHAAYGGVGLAFFLGLPVLPCTVGFSLGASLLMAGVSLRYRDKADTAIGVLWAAGMAFGIILLDLTPGYNVDLMSFLFGSILAVPVEDLWLMAGLNAVVLLLTAYHYPGLLLLSFDSEFARARGLAVPMLHCLMVGMAALCVVMIIRVVGLILVIALLTIPPFMAQRHARSLAGMMLAATGWSILFCLGGLALSYRFDLTSGASIIAVAAVCFFAALGADGLKHAWQGRRRTA encoded by the coding sequence ATGCTGCACATGCTCAGCTTCGACTTCATGCAGCACGCCCTTCTGGCAAGTCTGCTGGCCTCGGTGGCCTGCGGCGTGGTGGGCAGTCTGGTGGTGGTGAACCGGCTCGTCTTCCTTGCCGGAGGCGTGGCCCACGCGGCCTATGGCGGCGTGGGTCTGGCCTTTTTCCTCGGCCTGCCGGTACTTCCCTGCACGGTGGGCTTCTCTCTGGGCGCGTCCCTGCTCATGGCGGGTGTTTCCCTGCGCTACCGTGACAAGGCAGATACAGCCATAGGCGTTCTCTGGGCCGCGGGAATGGCCTTCGGCATCATCCTGCTGGACCTCACTCCCGGATACAACGTGGACCTGATGAGCTTTCTCTTCGGCTCCATCCTTGCCGTGCCCGTGGAAGACTTGTGGCTCATGGCCGGCCTGAATGCGGTGGTGCTGCTGCTCACGGCCTACCATTACCCCGGCCTGCTGCTGCTTTCCTTCGACAGCGAATTTGCCCGCGCAAGAGGGCTTGCCGTGCCCATGCTGCACTGCCTCATGGTGGGCATGGCGGCTCTGTGTGTGGTCATGATCATCCGCGTAGTGGGCCTTATCCTCGTTATCGCCCTGCTCACCATCCCGCCGTTCATGGCACAGCGGCACGCCCGCTCCCTTGCGGGCATGATGCTCGCCGCCACGGGCTGGAGCATCCTGTTCTGCCTTGGCGGGCTGGCCCTTTCCTACCGGTTCGATCTCACATCAGGAGCTTCCATCATCGCCGTGGCCGCCGTCTGCTTCTTTGCCGCACTGGGCGCGGACGGCCTGAAACACGCATGGCAGGGACGCAGGAGAACAGCATGA
- a CDS encoding OmpP1/FadL family transporter codes for MKRRLVSVTVCLVCLFAFTVSASAAGFALYEYSARGNALGGAVIARADDPSTIAFNPAGLTQLEGTQVATGVSAILPNMDVKVNGDKVHGQNNVWLPPHLYMTHKYNDKWSFGVGMYTRFGLGTEYDADWAGKANVTHAVVQSYSINPNVAYQVNDNLSLAVGVEYIHVMMEIDKTISLAPFALAGGVLSKTKAEGYGTALTLGMLYKFNDQWRLGVGYHSQAEIGASGDQRFHDVPAAVGGLFPNNHVTGTVILPEMINVGLVYYPWEDLSIEVGGVYTRWSTYNRLRFEFSKPVGGSFHSDTPKDWEDVWRYNVGVEYAATDWMKLRVGYTYDESPLNDSQLDYLIPGNDRQLYSVGVGFNYDAWTLDLSYTYLWMKGRDYANTRTVTGVNPNSHSMNARTDIYGVTLGYKF; via the coding sequence ATGAAGCGACGTCTCGTATCCGTTACCGTCTGTCTTGTCTGTCTGTTCGCCTTTACCGTCTCCGCTTCCGCTGCCGGATTCGCCCTGTATGAATACAGCGCGCGCGGCAATGCACTGGGTGGTGCCGTTATCGCCCGCGCGGATGATCCTTCCACCATTGCCTTTAACCCCGCAGGCCTGACGCAGCTTGAAGGCACGCAGGTGGCCACCGGTGTTTCCGCCATTCTGCCCAACATGGACGTGAAGGTGAACGGCGATAAGGTTCACGGGCAGAACAATGTCTGGCTGCCGCCGCACCTGTACATGACGCACAAGTATAACGACAAATGGTCGTTCGGCGTGGGCATGTACACCCGTTTCGGGCTTGGCACCGAGTATGATGCCGACTGGGCGGGCAAGGCCAACGTGACCCACGCGGTGGTGCAGTCTTATTCCATCAATCCCAACGTGGCCTATCAGGTGAACGATAATCTTTCGCTGGCCGTGGGCGTGGAATATATCCATGTTATGATGGAGATTGACAAGACCATCTCGCTGGCCCCCTTTGCCTTAGCAGGAGGCGTGCTCAGCAAGACCAAGGCGGAAGGCTACGGCACGGCACTTACCCTTGGCATGCTGTACAAGTTCAATGACCAGTGGCGTCTGGGCGTGGGCTACCATAGCCAGGCCGAAATAGGGGCCAGCGGCGACCAGCGTTTCCACGACGTACCTGCTGCAGTGGGCGGACTCTTCCCCAACAACCACGTGACCGGCACGGTTATTCTGCCGGAAATGATCAATGTGGGCCTTGTCTACTATCCGTGGGAAGACCTGAGCATTGAAGTGGGCGGTGTGTATACCCGCTGGTCCACCTACAACCGTCTGCGCTTTGAATTCTCCAAGCCTGTGGGCGGCTCGTTCCATAGCGATACCCCCAAGGACTGGGAGGACGTGTGGCGCTACAATGTGGGCGTGGAGTATGCCGCCACCGACTGGATGAAGCTGCGCGTGGGCTACACCTATGACGAATCGCCCCTTAACGACAGCCAGCTGGACTACCTTATTCCCGGCAATGACCGCCAGCTGTACAGCGTGGGCGTGGGATTCAACTACGATGCGTGGACGCTGGACCTTTCCTACACCTACCTGTGGATGAAGGGCCGCGACTACGCCAATACCCGCACGGTAACCGGGGTGAACCCCAACTCCCATTCCATGAATGCCCGCACGGACATCTACGGCGTGACGCTGGGCTACAAGTTCTAA
- a CDS encoding response regulator codes for MSNEPIVILVVDDEEMVRENLEAYLEDEGFVVHTAGSGEEGLEVLAGVSPHAGIIDMRLPGMSGNDFIVKAHERRPGLKYLIHTGSTNYKLPLELMNIGISRDDVYIKPLQNMDDLVEGIFRILKLER; via the coding sequence ATGTCAAACGAACCGATAGTAATCCTGGTCGTGGATGACGAAGAGATGGTGCGCGAAAACCTTGAGGCCTATCTTGAGGACGAGGGTTTCGTGGTTCACACGGCAGGGAGCGGCGAAGAAGGGCTTGAAGTGCTTGCCGGGGTGAGCCCGCATGCGGGAATCATCGACATGCGGCTGCCAGGCATGAGCGGCAACGATTTTATCGTGAAGGCGCATGAGCGGCGGCCCGGGCTTAAATATCTTATCCATACCGGGTCCACCAACTACAAACTGCCCCTGGAGCTTATGAATATCGGCATTTCGCGTGACGATGTGTACATTAAGCCGTTGCAGAATATGGATGATCTGGTGGAAGGCATTTTCCGCATTCTCAAGCTGGAAAGGTAA
- a CDS encoding tRNA (cytidine(34)-2'-O)-methyltransferase, with protein sequence MQIVLFQPEIPPNTGNVARLCAATQTPLHLIEPLGFSLDDRYLKRAGLDYWSHVNVRVWPDWETYAAEGGAGRRHVMTSARQGEAVHRFAFTERDALVFGPETRGLPEWLTERYADHVRIPIWGEVRSLNLSTATGIVLYQAYAALGTLEGR encoded by the coding sequence ATGCAGATAGTTTTGTTCCAACCGGAGATACCGCCCAACACGGGCAACGTGGCGCGCCTGTGTGCCGCGACACAGACCCCGCTGCACCTCATTGAGCCGCTTGGGTTCAGTCTGGACGACCGCTATCTCAAGCGGGCCGGGCTGGACTACTGGTCCCATGTGAACGTGCGAGTGTGGCCGGACTGGGAAACCTACGCCGCAGAGGGCGGGGCGGGAAGACGGCATGTCATGACCAGTGCGCGGCAGGGGGAGGCTGTGCATCGGTTTGCCTTTACGGAGCGGGATGCCCTTGTCTTCGGGCCGGAAACGCGCGGCCTGCCTGAGTGGCTCACGGAACGCTACGCGGACCATGTGCGTATTCCCATATGGGGAGAGGTGCGAAGCCTCAACCTTTCCACCGCTACGGGTATAGTGCTGTATCAGGCCTACGCTGCGCTGGGCACGCTGGAGGGACGGTAG